In one Chelmon rostratus isolate fCheRos1 chromosome 7, fCheRos1.pri, whole genome shotgun sequence genomic region, the following are encoded:
- the tiam1b gene encoding T-lymphoma invasion and metastasis-inducing protein 1 isoform X2: MNPSECVSSSPSPDSPFPPPATPRQLSDADKLRKVICELVETERTYVKDLNCLIGRYLTPLQKETFLTQDELDVLFGNLPEMVDFQVEFLKTLEDGTRLVPDLEKLERVDQFKKILFSLGGSFLYYADRFKIYSAFCASHTKVPKVLVKAKTDPDFKAFLDERNPKQQHSSTLESYLIKPIQRVLKYPLLLKELYSLTDPDSEEHYHLDVAMKAMNKVASHINEMQKIHEEFGAVFDQLITEQSGEKKEVADLSMGDLLLHTSVTWINPPASLGKWKKEPQMATFVFKTAVVFVCKDGSKQKKKMGGSHRVSVSSEDKDPFRFRHMIPTDALQVRSLANADGEGSAVCEIVHTKSESEGRPERTFQLCCSSPESRKDFLKTVHSILREKHRRQLLKTESLPPNQQYVPFGGKRLCALKGARPAINRAASAPTRTLGRRKLVRNRFTIDTDIVFDGEPEQDLTSQPEPDSNQSQQDDEPDQQQQPELAGDTDRWVEEQFDLEEYEDQEEVKETDILSDEDDEFCQTPRAPSAEADLEAPVMALSLGSEETEESDSLKSPTVSETPDDVKLSNTEKQTEKDEIWVRRKQSSSSTDCGT, encoded by the exons GATCTCAATTGCCTCATCGGTAGATATTTAACCCCACTGCAGAAAGAGACCTTCCTCACTCAGGATGAG CTGGATGTACTGTTTGGGAACTTGCCAGAAATGGTGGACTTTCAGGTTGAATTTCTCAAGACCCTGGAAGATGGGACCAGACTCGTTCCAGATCTAGAGAAGCTGGAAAGAGTGGATCAGTTCAAG aaaatcctcttctctctgggaggctctttcCTGTACTATGCAGACCGTTTTAAAATCTACAGTGCTTTCTGCGCCAGCCACACCAAAGTCCCTAAGGTCCTCGTAAAGG CCAAAACTGATCCTGATTTCAAGGCCTTCCTGGATGAGCGCAACCCCAAGCAGCAGCACTCTTCTACCCTGGAGTCATACCTGATCAAACCCATCCAGAGGGTGCTGAAGTACCCCCTCCTGCTGAAGGAGCTCTACTCACTCACAGACCCAGACAGTGAGGAGCACTACCACCTGGACG TTGCCATGAAAGCCATGAACAAAGTTGCCAGCCACATCAACGAGATGCAGAAGATCCATGAAGAGTTTGGAGCAGTGTTTGATCAGCTCATCACTGAGCAGAGTGGTGAAAAGAAAGAG GTTGCTGATCTGTCCATGGGTGACCTGCTACTCCACACCAGTGTAACCTGGATCAACCCCCCTGCATCCTTAGGAAAATGGAAGAAAGAGCCCCAGATGGCTACATTTG TGTTCAAAACAGCAGTGGTCTTTGTATGCAAGGATGGATccaagcagaaaaagaaaatg GGTGGCTCCCATCGAGTCTCTGTATCCTCAGAAGACAAAGACCCTTTCCGATTCCGGCACATGATCCCAACTGATGCCCTTCAGGTCAGGTCCTTGGCCAATGCAG ATGGCGAGGGCTCGGCTGTGTGTGAGATCGTCCACACAAAGTCAGAATCAGAGGGAAGGCCAGAGAGGACATTTCAGCTGTGCTGTAG CTCCCCAGAGAGTAGAAAAGACTTTCTGAAGACAGTCCATTCCATCTTGAGGGAAAAGCACCGCCGACAGCTCCTGAAAACAGAGAGTTTACCCCCCAACCAGCAGTATGTGCCCTTTGGAGGAAAGCGCCTCTGTGCCCTGAAGGGAGCTCGGCCCGCCATAAATAGAGCGG CATCTGCTCCAACCAGGACTCTAGGCAGGAGGAAGTTGGTGCGCAACCGTTTCACCATAGACACAGACATCGTTTTTGATGGCGAGCCCGAACAGGACCTCACTTCACAACCGGAGCCTGACTCAAATCAGTCGCAGCAGGACGACGAAccagatcagcagcagcaacctgaGTTAGCAGGTGACACAGACCGCTGGGTGGAGGAACAGTTTGACCTAGAAGAATACGAGGACCAGGAAGAGGTGAAGGAGACGGATATCCTTAGTGATGAGGATGACGAGTTCTGCCAGACGCCCAGAGCGCCATCTGCTGAGGCCGACCTGGAGGCCCCCGTCATGGCCTTGTCCTTGGGGagtgaagaaacagaagagagcGACAGCCTCAAGTCCCCAACGGTCAGTGAGACACCTGATGATGTGAAGCTGTCCAACAcggagaagcagacagagaaggatGAGATTTGGGTACGAAGGAAGCAATCCAGTTCGTCCACAGACTGTGGCACATAA
- the LOC121609409 gene encoding claudin-17-like: MRARLEILALVLGFIGLFGTIAVTALPMWRVSAFIGANLIVMEELWEGLWMNCYRQADIKMQCKMYDSLLILPPELQAARGLMCVSIVLVVISLFITGCGTKRSNCCGDNMKCKNITLALGGSLYLLSFLTTLIPVSWVGHTVIRNFYNPTVLDSQKRELGEALFIGWATSGVLLITGIILLLSYSKRRSKEEEPYTDAYLMAARDIKKEDSVYLEKTPSSFHKHHEYV, from the coding sequence ATGAGAGCAAGGTTGGAGATCTTAGCCCTGGTCCTGGGCTTCATCGGCCTGTTTGGGACCATAGCCGTCACTGCCCTACCCATGTGGAGGGTCTCTGCCTTCATCGGTGCCAATCTCATTGTCATGGAGGAACTCTGGGAAGGCTTGTGGATGAACTGCTACAGACAGGCTGACATCAAGATGCAGTGCAAGATGTATGACTCGCTGCTAATTCTCCCACCAGAGCTGCAGGCAGCCAGGGGTCTCATGTGTGTCTCCATAGTCCTGGTTGTCATCTCCCTGTTCATCACAGGATGTGGGACCAAGAGGAGCAACTGCTGTGGTGACAACATGAAGTGCAAGAACATCACCCTGGCCCTGGGGGGTAGTTTGTATCTACTTTCCTTTTTGACCACGCTCATCCCTGTCAGCTGGGTGGGCCACACTGTCATCAGAAATTTCTACAACCCAACTGTGCTGGATTCTCAGAAACGGGAGCTGGGGGAGGCCCTCTTCATAGGCTGGGCCACCTCTGGTGTTCTGCTGATCACCGGGATCATCCTTCTGTTAAGCTACAGCAAACGCAGATCAAAGGAGGAAGAGCCCTACACTGATGCCTATCTCATGGCAGCGAGGGACATAAAGAAAGAGGACAGCGTTTACCTGGAGAAGACACCATCCAGCTTTCATAAGCATCATGAATATGTGTAA
- the LOC121609119 gene encoding claudin-8-like: MATYTAYSGYSKPPLSYTGTYYDEKQAKAYTDYQDSVYEEKKRLEKKDRRDAICCEVVALIIGFIGLIGVAAVTGLPMWKVTAFIEENIIVMETRWEGLWMNCYRQANIRMQCKVYDSLLFLPPDLQAARGLMCSSVALTCFALIVSAVGMKCTKVVDHRARTKHVVLVAGGCLFLMGCITTLIPVSWTGHVIIRDFYNPLLIDAQRRELGEALYIGWVTSSLLFTAGVILLCRHAPHTQDSDERIVYNPGGNVYQPAYQPYTYQPAYTYQPPYSAPPPGSVAYTPSQY; this comes from the coding sequence ATGGCCACTTACACTGCTTACAGTGGCTACAGCAAGCCACCTCTATCTTACACAGGCACTTACTATGATGAGAAGCAGGCCAAGGCCTATACAGATTACCAAGACTCCGTATacgaggaaaaaaagagacttgAAAAGAAGGACCGTCGGGACGCCATCTGTTGTGAGGTAGTGGCCCTCATCATCGGTTTCATTGGACTAATCGGAGTGGCAGCCGTGACAGGCCTGCCGATGTGGAAGGTGACAGCCTTCATCGAGGAGAACATAATTGTTATGGAGACCCGCTGGGAGGGTTTGTGGATGAACTGCTACAGACAAGCCAACATCAGGATGCAGTGTAAGGTGTACGATTCCCTGCTGTTTCTGCCCCCGGACCTCCAGGCTGCTAGGGGCCTgatgtgcagctctgtggccCTGACCTGCTTCGCCCTCATCGTTTCAGCAGTGGGGATGAAGTgtaccaaagtggtggaccatcGGGCTCGCACCAAGCATGTTGTTCTTGTGGCTGGGGGCTGTCTGTTCCTGATGGGCTGTATCACTACCTTAATCCCTGTGTCTTGGACCGGCCATGTCATCATCAGGGATTTCTACAACCCTCTGCTGATCGATGCCCAGCGCAGGGAGCTTGGGGAGGCTCTTTACATTGGCTGGGTGACCTCATCTTTGCTTTTCACTGCCGGAGTGATCCTGCTGTGCCGTCACGCTCCTCACACGCAGGACTCAGATGAGAGGATTGTATACAACCCTGGGGGAAATGTCTACCAACCTGCTTACCAACCGTACACCTACCAGCCAGCCTACACCTACCAGCCTCCCTACTCTGCACCGCCGCCGGGATCTGTAGCATACACACCAAGTCAGTACTAG
- the LOC121608881 gene encoding claudin-4-like, which translates to MANSALEIVGLLLTLIGLIGTAASTGMPMWRVTAFIGENIIVFETRYEGLWMNCFRQADIRMQCKVYDSLLALPPDLQAARGLMCCALALGGLGLLISLVGLQCTSCIENNDRAKRLVLIIAGSMIIMACICVLIPVSWTGHVIIRDFYNPLLIDAQRRELGEALYIGWVASAFLFFGGCMFVCCNMQSEGKDTERYAYSRTSDYLAYPPQPLQPQQLVLVPQPQLQPQPMLSRHPSTNYSYHSRYPSVRSGVAYL; encoded by the coding sequence atggCTAACTCAGCACTCGAGATAGTGGGTCTGTTATTGACGCTAATTGGACTGATTGGGACGGCAGCAAGCACTGGGATGCCAATGTGGCGAGTGACAGCCTTCATCGGGGAGAACATCATTGTGTTTGAGACCCGCTACGAGGGTCTGTGGATGAACTGCTTTCGACAGGCTGACATCAGAATGCAGTGTAAGGTGTACGACTCTCTCCTGGCCCTGCCGCCTGACCTACAGGCGGCACGGGGGCTCATGTGCTGTGCTCTGGCACTGGGCGGTCTCGGTCTGCTGATCAGTTTGGTTGGACTGCAGTGCACGTCGTGTATTGAAAACAACGATCGGGCTAAGCGACTGGTCCTCATTATTGCAGGAAGCATGATCATAATGGCTTGCATCTGCGTCCTTATCCCCGTGTCCTGGACAGGTCATGTCATCATAAGGGACTTCTACAACCCCTTGCTGATCGACGCCCAGCGTAGGGAGCTCGGAGAGGCTCTGTACATCGGCTGGGTGGCATCCGCTTTCTTGTTCTTTGGAggatgcatgtttgtttgttgcaaCATGCAGTCTGAAGGCAAAGATACAGAAAGATATGCGTACTCAAGGACCTCTGACTACCTGGCCTATCCTCCACAGCCTCTACAGCCCCAACAGCTGGTGCTTGTTCCCCAACCACAACTCCAGCCTCAGCCAATGCTGTCAAGACATCCGTCAACCAACTACAGCTACCACTCAAGATACCCCTCTGTACGCAGCGGGGTGGCTTATCTCTGA
- the LOC121609252 gene encoding claudin-8-like: protein MVQGVSEIAAMCVGLIGLIGAAATTGMPMWKVTAFIGENIIVMETRWEGLWMNCYRQANIRMQCKVYDSLLFLPPELQAARGLMCCSVALSGMGLLVALAGMRCVSCFQGNDWAKTIILMVAGGMQFMACICVFIPVSWTGHVIIKDFYNPLLIDAQRRELGEALYIGWVTGAFLFASAMLFVCRRLPSNKGSFVVYHPDNLLSYKPAPSKPTLMRYHPISTLSSLRSAPYQPSLQDNGSVGQQLVPPLQNVPQVMTNDGALINPHAVYNPGLPENASLLYQGSMAHHSSMRSSHHVGSLYTPGSTLYVSQNPTPYSQTYTSNPTMSFQSSFHPVPHTPVFIGYQASRIQPESHSGGRAGVYI from the coding sequence ATGGTTCAAGGTGTTTCAGAGATAGCCGCAATGTGTGTTGGCCTGATTGGGCTGATCGGGGCGGCGGCTACTACAGGGATGCCCATGTGGAAGGTGACAGCTTTCATTGGAGAGAACATTATTGTGATGGAAACCCGCTGGGAGGGCTTGTGGATGAACTGCTACCGACAGGCCAACATCAGGATGCAGTGCAAGGTGTACGACTCCCTACTGTTCCTGCCCCCAGAGTTACAGGCAGCCAGGGGTCTGATGTGCTGTTCTGTGGCCTTGTCCGGGATGGGGCTCCTTGTGGCTCTGGCAGGAATGCGGTGCGTTTCCTGTTTTCAGGGTAATGACTGGGCTAAGACCATTATCCTGATGGTTGCAGGTGGTATGCAGTTCATGGCCtgcatttgtgtctttattCCTGTGTCATGGACAGGTCATGTCATCATTAAGGATTTTTACAACCCTTTGCTAATTGATGCTCAGAGGAGGGAGCTGGGAGAGGCTCTTTACATCGGTTGGGTGACTGGTGCCTTCCTTTTCGCCTCAGCCATGTTGTTTGTCTGCCGCCGTTTGCCCTCAAACAAAGGCTCATTCGTTGTGTACCACCCAGACAACTTGCTCAGTTACAAGCCAGCACCCAGCAAGCCAACTCTGATGAGGTATCATCCTATCTCGACTCTATCCAGCCTCCGATCCGCTCCGTACCAGCCTTCTCTGCAGGACAACGGCTCTGTTGGGCAACAACTTGTGCCGCCACTACAAAATGTCCCTCAAGTAATGACAAATGATGGAGCGCTAATCAACCCTCATGCTGTCTATAACCCAGGTCTGCCTGAGAATGCATCATTGCTATACCAAGGCAGCATGGCTCACCATTCTTCTATGCGGAGTTCTCACCATGTTGGAAGCCTGTATACGCCGGGAAGCACGTTGTACGTAAGCCAAAACCCTACGCCATATTCACAGACTTATACCAGCAATCCCACTATGTCCTTCCAGTCTAGTTTTCATCCGGTTCCACATACTCCTGTTTTCATAGGATACCAAGCATCACGAATTCAACCTGAGTCTCACAGTGGGGGCAGAGCTGGTGTGTACATATAA